From Virgibacillus ihumii, the proteins below share one genomic window:
- a CDS encoding ABC transporter ATP-binding protein, giving the protein MEKILEVNNLHVTFTTYGGTVKAVRGVNFHLNKGETLAIVGESGCGKSVTSNAIMRLIPDPPGKISNGTILFNGEDLTKLPEKEMRAKRGVDISMIFQDPMTALNPTITIESQLVEGLRQHRKLSRKAARQKAIEMMDLVGIPNPHERLKQYPHQFSGGMRQRIVIAIALICEPELLIADEPTTALDVTIQAQILELFGKIQRQTGVSIILITHDLGVVAKIADRIAVMYAGKVVETGTRREIFYHPEHPYTKGLLKSVPRLDLQEDKLTPIDGTPPDLFSPPQGCPFTARCPFAMEVCDKVYPAMTELSDSHKVDCWLQDERAKQLLASTAAK; this is encoded by the coding sequence ATGGAAAAAATTCTTGAAGTAAATAATCTTCACGTTACATTCACTACATACGGCGGGACAGTAAAAGCTGTCAGGGGGGTGAATTTTCATTTAAACAAAGGGGAGACATTGGCGATTGTCGGCGAGTCCGGCTGCGGCAAAAGTGTGACATCAAATGCGATTATGCGGCTGATTCCTGATCCGCCCGGCAAAATTTCCAACGGGACGATTCTTTTTAACGGGGAGGATTTGACGAAGCTTCCGGAAAAAGAAATGCGTGCCAAGCGCGGTGTCGATATTTCGATGATTTTTCAGGATCCGATGACCGCATTGAATCCGACGATCACCATTGAATCACAGCTTGTGGAAGGGCTGCGGCAGCACCGTAAGCTCTCCCGCAAAGCAGCCCGGCAAAAAGCGATTGAAATGATGGATCTTGTCGGCATTCCTAATCCGCATGAACGGCTTAAACAATATCCGCACCAGTTCAGTGGCGGCATGCGGCAGCGGATTGTCATTGCAATCGCACTGATTTGTGAGCCGGAACTATTGATTGCCGATGAGCCGACGACAGCGCTTGACGTTACCATTCAGGCACAGATTCTTGAATTGTTTGGTAAAATTCAGCGACAGACTGGAGTATCAATCATCCTGATCACCCATGACCTTGGGGTCGTTGCCAAAATTGCTGATCGGATTGCCGTCATGTATGCGGGGAAAGTCGTCGAGACCGGTACAAGGCGGGAAATTTTTTATCACCCTGAACACCCGTATACAAAGGGACTTTTGAAATCTGTTCCACGGCTTGATTTACAGGAAGATAAACTTACGCCCATCGATGGAACACCACCAGATTTATTCTCACCTCCCCAGGGATGTCCGTTTACAGCGCGATGTCCATTCGCGATGGAGGTGTGTGATAAAGTTTATCCCGCGATGACGGAGCTGAGTGATTCGCATAAAGTGGATTGCTGGCTGCAGGATGAACGGGCTAAACAGCTTTTGGCTTCCACAGCCGCAAAATAA
- a CDS encoding ABC transporter permease — MKLSDETAAPYTPENVPDDLFRWKEKEYGAAETVSRPSLSYWQDAWKRLRKNKIAMAGLIFLILLGVMAILGPIISPFSVKEQNLPNQFQPPNGTHWFGTDSLGRDVFTRTWYGARISLFVGLMAALIDFFVGVVYGGISGYKGGRTDDVMMRIIEVLYGLPYLLVVIMLLVVMGPSLTTIIVALTVTGWVGMARIVRGQVLQIKNFEFVLASKSFGTKTWRIIRKNLLPNTMGPIIVQMTLTVPSAIFAEAFLSFLGLGIQSPYASWGVMANDALGAILSGNWWTLFFPAFFISFTMFAFNVLGDGLQDALDPKLRK; from the coding sequence ATGAAACTATCAGATGAAACAGCAGCTCCGTACACTCCCGAAAATGTACCGGATGATTTATTCCGGTGGAAGGAAAAAGAATACGGCGCAGCGGAAACCGTTTCCAGGCCGTCCTTGTCCTATTGGCAGGATGCATGGAAGCGTCTCCGGAAAAATAAAATAGCCATGGCGGGACTTATTTTCTTAATATTGCTGGGGGTTATGGCAATCCTTGGTCCGATCATCTCACCATTTTCGGTCAAGGAGCAAAATTTGCCGAACCAGTTCCAGCCGCCCAATGGCACACACTGGTTTGGCACTGATTCACTTGGTCGTGATGTGTTTACCCGGACGTGGTACGGGGCACGAATTTCACTCTTCGTCGGTTTGATGGCGGCGTTGATAGATTTCTTCGTTGGTGTTGTATATGGTGGGATTTCCGGCTATAAAGGCGGCCGCACTGATGACGTTATGATGCGGATTATTGAAGTTCTTTACGGATTGCCGTATCTGCTGGTTGTCATCATGCTGCTGGTGGTGATGGGGCCAAGTCTGACCACCATTATCGTTGCGTTGACGGTGACGGGCTGGGTCGGAATGGCCCGGATTGTCCGGGGGCAAGTGCTGCAAATTAAAAACTTTGAATTTGTTCTTGCGTCGAAATCGTTCGGGACGAAAACGTGGCGGATTATCCGCAAAAATTTACTGCCGAACACGATGGGGCCCATCATTGTACAAATGACGCTGACCGTGCCCTCCGCTATTTTCGCTGAAGCGTTCCTGAGTTTTCTGGGGCTGGGGATTCAATCGCCATATGCCAGTTGGGGTGTGATGGCCAACGATGCGCTCGGCGCCATTTTATCAGGAAATTGGTGGACATTATTTTTCCCGGCGTTCTTTATTTCGTTTACGATGTTTGCATTTAACGTACTGGGTGACGGGCTTCAGGATGCACTCGATCCGAAGCTGAGGAAGTAG
- a CDS encoding ABC transporter permease: protein MLRYILKRFAIMAVTLWIIVTLTFILMVTIPGSPLNEERSTTQAVQENLREHYNLDEPLSIQYLLYLKSVVTLDFGPSIKQPDASVNELLSRGFPVSFELGMITILVAVISGIILGIMAALRHNGFIDYFAMSVAVLGISIPNFVLATLLIQKFAVDWDILPAATWSSPVHMILPVVALATGPMAIIARLTRSTMLEVLTQDYIKMAKAKGLFPWKIVIKHALRNALMPVVTIMGTLLAGILTGSFVIEKIFAIPGMGKYFIESINQRDYPVIMGTTVFYSAFLIFSLFLVDLVYGILDPRIKLHKKGGK, encoded by the coding sequence ATGCTGCGATACATATTAAAAAGATTTGCCATTATGGCTGTCACATTGTGGATAATTGTTACGCTCACGTTTATTCTTATGGTTACCATTCCCGGTTCACCGTTAAATGAAGAGCGGAGCACCACCCAGGCCGTTCAGGAAAACCTGAGGGAGCATTACAACCTTGATGAGCCGCTGTCCATTCAATACCTGCTCTATTTAAAGTCGGTTGTGACATTGGATTTTGGACCGTCCATCAAACAGCCGGATGCTTCCGTGAACGAGTTGCTGAGCCGGGGATTTCCGGTCTCGTTTGAACTGGGCATGATTACGATTCTGGTTGCGGTCATTTCCGGTATTATTCTCGGGATTATGGCGGCGCTCAGACATAATGGATTTATCGACTACTTTGCCATGAGTGTTGCTGTTCTTGGGATTTCCATTCCGAACTTTGTGCTGGCGACACTGCTGATTCAAAAATTCGCTGTTGACTGGGATATTCTCCCGGCTGCTACGTGGTCAAGCCCGGTACATATGATTTTGCCGGTCGTTGCCCTTGCCACGGGTCCGATGGCCATCATTGCGCGGCTGACGAGGTCAACGATGCTTGAAGTTCTCACACAGGATTACATAAAGATGGCAAAAGCAAAAGGGCTCTTCCCCTGGAAAATTGTCATTAAGCATGCATTGCGGAATGCACTGATGCCGGTTGTGACCATTATGGGAACATTGTTGGCAGGTATTTTGACCGGATCATTTGTTATCGAAAAAATCTTTGCCATCCCGGGTATGGGCAAATATTTTATTGAAAGTATCAATCAGCGGGATTACCCGGTTATCATGGGGACGACCGTTTTTTACAGCGCATTTTTGATTTTCTCCCTATTTTTGGTTGATCTCGTATACGGAATACTTGATCCACGGATTAAACTGCATAAAAAGGGAGGCAAATAA
- a CDS encoding M55 family metallopeptidase: MKLYISVDMEGITGLPDYTYVDSSEHNYERARKIMTEETNYVADAAFKSGCTDILINDSHSKMNNILIDQLHPEAALITGEVKPLSMMQGIDHTYSGVMFVGYHAQAGQFGVMSHAMIHAVRNFYINDRAIGELGFNAYVAGHFGVPVLMVAGDDQAAREAEALIPDVTTAAVKETISRSAVKSMTPKKAGELLTAKVAQALENRDQVKPLHPPEHPTLKIEFNNHGQAEWANLMPGTTLIEGTTIVQFEAKDIVEAYQAMLVMTELAMRTTFS; encoded by the coding sequence ATGAAGTTATATATTTCTGTCGATATGGAAGGGATAACCGGTTTGCCTGACTATACATATGTGGATTCAAGCGAGCATAATTATGAGCGGGCACGAAAAATCATGACTGAGGAAACCAACTATGTAGCAGATGCAGCATTTAAATCCGGCTGTACCGATATTTTAATCAATGACAGCCATTCAAAAATGAATAATATCCTAATAGATCAGCTGCACCCGGAGGCGGCTTTAATAACCGGAGAGGTGAAACCGCTTTCGATGATGCAGGGAATCGATCATACATATTCCGGGGTAATGTTTGTCGGATACCACGCACAGGCAGGCCAGTTTGGCGTGATGTCACATGCGATGATTCACGCGGTGCGAAATTTTTACATCAATGACAGAGCGATTGGTGAACTTGGTTTTAATGCTTATGTTGCCGGTCATTTCGGTGTTCCCGTATTAATGGTTGCCGGGGATGATCAGGCAGCCCGTGAAGCTGAGGCACTGATTCCCGATGTTACGACTGCAGCTGTTAAAGAGACGATTTCCAGATCGGCGGTAAAAAGTATGACACCGAAAAAAGCCGGCGAACTGCTGACAGCGAAAGTTGCGCAGGCACTGGAAAACCGTGATCAGGTAAAACCACTGCATCCGCCGGAACACCCGACACTGAAAATCGAATTTAATAACCATGGACAGGCTGAATGGGCAAATCTGATGCCGGGAACGACACTCATCGAAGGGACGACCATCGTCCAATTTGAAGCAAAAGATATTGTGGAAGCGTATCAGGCAATGCTTGTCATGACCGAGCTCGCTATGCGCACAACTTTTTCATAG
- the murA gene encoding UDP-N-acetylglucosamine 1-carboxyvinyltransferase, with protein MEKIIVRGGNQLNGNVKVEGAKNAVLPVITASILASKGNSVINDVPVLADVFTINEVLRNMNANVHFENNTVSVDASQPLKTEAPFEYVRKMRASVLVLGPLLARYGHANVAMPGGCAIGSRPIDLHLKGFEAMGAHVHVGNGFVEVESEGRLKGAKVYLDMPSVGATENIMMAAALADGKTIIENCAKEPEIVDLANFINKMGGKVVGAGTETIRIEGVEELHGTEHAIIPDRVEAGTFMVAAAITGGNILIENAVSEHLRSVISKLQEMDVTILEEGSGIRVLGPDILKPTDIKTLPHPGFPTDMQSQMMALMLCAYGTSVITETVFENRFMHVEEFRRMNAKMKIEGRGVIIEGPCELQGAEVAATDLRAAAALILAGLRADGFTRVTELKHLDRGYVDFAGKLASLGADIERVNDEGEPVKIDIQNDGLYAELN; from the coding sequence ATGGAGAAAATCATCGTAAGAGGTGGGAATCAACTTAATGGTAATGTAAAGGTGGAAGGTGCTAAAAATGCAGTTTTACCTGTTATCACTGCCAGCATCTTAGCCAGTAAAGGAAACAGTGTTATTAATGATGTTCCGGTCCTGGCCGATGTGTTTACCATCAATGAAGTATTGCGTAATATGAATGCGAATGTACATTTTGAAAATAATACAGTGTCTGTTGATGCCTCCCAACCATTAAAAACGGAGGCGCCATTTGAATATGTAAGGAAAATGCGGGCTTCTGTGCTTGTTCTGGGACCGTTGCTGGCCCGCTATGGACATGCGAACGTGGCAATGCCTGGCGGATGTGCAATCGGATCACGCCCAATTGATCTGCACTTAAAAGGTTTCGAAGCAATGGGCGCACACGTGCATGTCGGAAATGGCTTCGTTGAGGTGGAGTCTGAGGGACGCCTGAAGGGTGCGAAAGTTTACCTGGATATGCCGAGTGTCGGGGCAACGGAAAATATCATGATGGCTGCCGCACTTGCGGATGGAAAAACAATTATCGAAAACTGTGCAAAAGAACCTGAGATAGTCGACCTGGCGAACTTTATTAATAAAATGGGCGGCAAGGTTGTTGGTGCAGGTACTGAGACGATTCGAATCGAAGGCGTCGAGGAACTTCACGGCACAGAACATGCAATTATTCCCGACCGTGTGGAAGCAGGTACATTTATGGTCGCTGCCGCTATTACTGGTGGAAATATTTTAATTGAAAATGCTGTGAGTGAGCATTTGCGCTCCGTTATTTCAAAACTTCAAGAAATGGACGTAACCATACTGGAGGAAGGCAGTGGCATTCGGGTTCTGGGACCGGATATTTTGAAACCAACTGATATTAAGACATTGCCGCATCCTGGTTTTCCGACTGATATGCAGTCACAGATGATGGCACTGATGCTTTGTGCATATGGCACAAGCGTGATTACGGAGACAGTATTTGAAAACCGGTTTATGCATGTCGAGGAGTTTCGGCGCATGAACGCGAAGATGAAAATTGAGGGCCGCGGTGTCATTATTGAAGGGCCTTGTGAATTACAAGGTGCCGAAGTGGCCGCAACGGATTTGCGTGCAGCGGCAGCACTCATTTTAGCTGGTCTGCGTGCAGACGGATTTACCCGGGTAACGGAATTAAAGCATCTTGATCGAGGATATGTTGATTTCGCGGGCAAGCTTGCTTCTCTCGGTGCCGATATTGAACGCGTAAATGATGAAGGGGAGCCAGTCAAAATTGATATTCAGAATGATGGTCTATATGCTGAATTGAACTGA
- a CDS encoding YwmB family TATA-box binding protein, translating into MKKIVLITLILLMAANNAVAVTVQSDPMTDLAGLVVDSNLKVSEWQVTLKETVSYIDAEEILDRFREKNSYLVSGEEDANTIKYSVRHVQKKHGISESYNVIIPKDRTFDAQFIAVIKGDVWNKSVRKKYVSRINRIEDNLFSGNSTKFACVQTSFNDKMNSVYVFSKIRQTLNLKHVKKQEDTVENSMVKKIIYGYTPLWNQKIDLGDRPLNFQMAVNKGENGDTELTIGTPILINEY; encoded by the coding sequence ATGAAGAAAATAGTACTCATAACTTTAATTTTGTTAATGGCGGCCAATAATGCTGTTGCGGTCACCGTACAGTCTGATCCGATGACAGACCTGGCCGGGTTGGTAGTTGACAGCAACCTGAAAGTTAGTGAATGGCAGGTAACACTGAAAGAAACGGTCAGTTACATAGATGCTGAGGAAATATTGGACAGGTTCCGGGAAAAAAATAGTTATTTAGTCTCTGGAGAAGAAGATGCGAACACTATAAAATATTCAGTTAGACACGTGCAAAAAAAGCACGGTATTTCCGAATCTTATAATGTCATTATTCCGAAAGACAGGACGTTTGACGCACAGTTTATTGCAGTCATCAAGGGTGATGTCTGGAACAAGTCTGTACGTAAAAAGTACGTCAGCCGAATCAACCGGATAGAGGACAATTTATTTAGTGGAAATTCGACAAAATTTGCTTGTGTTCAAACATCATTTAATGATAAAATGAATAGTGTTTATGTTTTTAGTAAAATAAGGCAAACATTGAATTTAAAACACGTAAAAAAACAAGAAGATACAGTTGAAAATTCCATGGTTAAAAAAATCATTTACGGGTATACACCACTATGGAATCAAAAGATTGATCTGGGAGATCGGCCGTTGAACTTTCAAATGGCGGTGAACAAAGGTGAAAACGGGGATACGGAACTTACAATTGGCACACCTATCCTGATTAATGAATATTAA
- a CDS encoding DUF1146 family protein, translating to MFSIGQMALFSMISHLVFIFITWRVMQTINFDPLIRKGRAMEGKIMLLFIAIAVGTSVSNFFLSFLQWSSDLVFLF from the coding sequence ATGTTTTCGATTGGACAGATGGCACTATTTAGTATGATATCACATTTAGTTTTTATCTTTATTACGTGGAGGGTAATGCAGACGATAAATTTTGATCCTCTGATCAGAAAAGGCCGGGCGATGGAAGGAAAAATCATGTTGCTGTTTATCGCAATTGCCGTTGGTACTTCGGTCAGTAACTTCTTCCTCAGCTTTCTGCAATGGTCCAGCGATCTGGTCTTTCTTTTCTGA
- a CDS encoding F0F1 ATP synthase subunit epsilon, producing the protein MKTLTVSVVTPDGPVLEDDFEMVSCRAEGGELGVLPGHIPTVAPLTISVVRLKRSNGSEKLAVSGGFLEVRPEKVTILAQSAEKPSDIDVSRAKEAKERAEKRLQAKQENIDFQRAELALKRATNRLDIAQ; encoded by the coding sequence TTGAAAACACTAACTGTGAGTGTTGTTACTCCTGATGGGCCAGTATTGGAAGATGATTTCGAAATGGTAAGCTGTCGAGCAGAAGGCGGGGAGCTCGGTGTACTACCTGGGCACATCCCGACTGTCGCTCCATTGACGATAAGCGTTGTACGACTCAAGCGCAGCAATGGATCCGAAAAACTTGCTGTCAGTGGTGGATTTTTGGAGGTCAGACCAGAGAAAGTGACCATCCTGGCACAATCTGCCGAAAAACCATCAGATATTGATGTTTCCCGGGCAAAAGAAGCAAAGGAACGGGCTGAAAAACGCCTCCAAGCCAAACAGGAAAACATCGACTTCCAACGGGCAGAATTAGCACTCAAACGAGCAACAAATCGTTTAGATATCGCTCAGTAA
- the atpD gene encoding F0F1 ATP synthase subunit beta translates to MSKGHVTQIMGPVVDVRFDDDNLPEIYNALTIKSNEGDKEIDLTLEVALHLGDNSVRTISMTSTDGLQRGVEVEDTGAAISVPVGEETLGRVFNVLGDKIDLEEPLPASTRKDPIHRQPPEFENLTTDTEILETGIKVVDLLAPYTKGGKIGLFGGAGVGKTVLIQELINNVAQEHGGISVFAGVGERTREGNDLYYEMSDSGVIKKTAMVFGQMNEPPGARMRVALTGLTMAEYFRDEEGQDVLLFIDNIFRFTQAGMEVSALLGRMPSAVGYQPTLATEMGQLQERITTTDKGSVTSIQAIYVPADDYTDPAPATTFAHLDATTNLDRKLSEQGIYPAVDPLASTSRALDPEVVGQEHYEVAREVQQTLQRYKELQDIIAMLGMDELGDEDKLVVARARRIQFYLSQNFHVAEQFTGQKGSYVPVSETVKGFREILDGKHDDLPEDAFRLVGRIEDVVEKAKDME, encoded by the coding sequence ATGAGCAAAGGACACGTTACACAAATTATGGGACCGGTTGTCGACGTGAGATTCGATGACGACAATCTCCCTGAAATTTATAATGCGCTAACGATCAAATCCAATGAAGGGGACAAAGAGATTGACCTTACATTGGAAGTAGCACTTCATCTTGGTGACAATTCCGTCCGTACCATTTCCATGACCTCAACTGATGGTCTGCAGCGCGGTGTGGAAGTGGAAGATACAGGTGCGGCAATTTCAGTCCCGGTTGGTGAAGAAACACTCGGTCGTGTATTTAATGTACTTGGTGATAAAATTGACTTGGAAGAACCACTGCCAGCGAGTACACGTAAAGACCCGATTCATCGTCAGCCGCCGGAATTTGAAAACCTGACAACCGATACAGAAATTCTTGAAACAGGCATTAAAGTTGTTGACTTATTGGCACCATATACCAAGGGTGGTAAAATCGGTCTGTTTGGTGGTGCTGGTGTTGGTAAAACCGTTCTGATTCAGGAATTAATCAACAACGTTGCACAGGAACATGGCGGTATCTCGGTTTTCGCAGGTGTTGGAGAACGTACTCGTGAAGGTAATGACCTTTACTATGAAATGAGCGACTCCGGCGTTATCAAGAAAACTGCCATGGTTTTCGGGCAAATGAACGAACCGCCTGGTGCACGTATGCGGGTTGCCCTGACTGGTTTGACAATGGCAGAATATTTCCGTGATGAAGAAGGACAGGACGTTCTGTTATTTATCGATAACATTTTCCGTTTCACACAGGCAGGTATGGAGGTTTCCGCACTGCTTGGCCGTATGCCATCAGCAGTTGGTTATCAGCCGACACTTGCTACAGAAATGGGACAGTTGCAGGAACGGATCACAACAACGGACAAAGGTTCCGTAACATCAATCCAGGCTATCTACGTGCCTGCCGATGACTATACAGACCCGGCGCCGGCAACAACGTTCGCCCACTTGGACGCAACAACAAACCTTGACCGTAAACTTTCCGAGCAAGGTATTTACCCGGCTGTGGATCCACTTGCATCAACATCTCGTGCGCTGGACCCTGAAGTAGTCGGGCAAGAGCATTATGAGGTGGCACGTGAAGTTCAGCAGACACTTCAACGCTACAAAGAACTGCAGGACATTATCGCAATGCTTGGTATGGATGAACTCGGGGATGAAGACAAACTCGTCGTTGCACGTGCACGTCGCATCCAGTTCTACCTGTCACAGAACTTCCACGTTGCTGAACAGTTTACTGGTCAAAAAGGTTCGTATGTACCAGTAAGCGAAACGGTAAAAGGCTTCCGTGAAATTCTGGACGGTAAACATGATGATCTGCCGGAAGACGCATTCCGTCTGGTAGGCCGCATTGAAGATGTAGTCGAAAAAGCGAAAGATATGGAATAA
- the atpG gene encoding ATP synthase F1 subunit gamma, with the protein MASLRDIKARIQSTTKMKQITKAMEMVSASKLNKAEMNAKQFVPYSEKMQEVVGSIANGNKNAKHPMLQERDVKKTGYVVITSDRGLAGSYNNSVLREVYRTINEQHSSKDEYTVIAIGRVGYEFFKKRNMPVAKSITGLADQPDFADIKAIASGTVQMFVDEEIDKLILSYNHYISVISHEVTSKQVLPITDVETQSAYGSQYEYEPDQEQILEVLLPQYAESLIYGALLDGKASEHASRMTAMRSATDNANEIIDDLSLSYNRARQAEITQEITEIIGGVAALE; encoded by the coding sequence TTGGCATCATTACGAGATATAAAAGCACGTATTCAATCGACAACGAAAATGAAACAGATCACAAAGGCTATGGAAATGGTATCTGCCTCAAAATTAAACAAGGCGGAGATGAATGCGAAACAATTTGTTCCATACAGTGAGAAGATGCAGGAAGTGGTTGGCAGCATTGCGAACGGCAACAAGAACGCAAAACATCCGATGCTGCAGGAGCGTGACGTTAAAAAGACCGGTTATGTGGTTATCACTTCCGATCGTGGTTTGGCCGGATCTTATAACAATAGTGTGCTCCGTGAAGTGTATAGAACAATCAATGAACAGCACAGTTCAAAAGATGAATACACGGTTATTGCAATCGGGCGCGTTGGGTATGAGTTTTTCAAAAAACGGAACATGCCGGTTGCGAAAAGCATAACCGGACTTGCCGATCAGCCTGATTTTGCAGATATTAAAGCCATTGCATCGGGAACTGTTCAAATGTTCGTTGATGAAGAAATTGATAAGCTGATCTTAAGTTACAATCATTATATAAGTGTAATTTCACACGAAGTTACATCGAAACAAGTATTGCCAATAACCGATGTGGAGACACAATCCGCATACGGCAGTCAATATGAGTATGAACCGGATCAGGAGCAAATCCTTGAAGTTCTCCTGCCGCAATATGCGGAAAGCCTTATTTACGGAGCATTATTGGATGGAAAGGCTAGTGAGCACGCATCACGGATGACTGCAATGCGCAGTGCAACCGATAACGCGAATGAAATTATCGATGACCTGTCATTGTCATACAACCGTGCACGCCAGGCAGAAATCACACAGGAAATCACCGAAATCATCGGTGGTGTAGCGGCACTGGAATAG
- the atpA gene encoding F0F1 ATP synthase subunit alpha: MSIKAEEISSLIKQQIENYDSEIEVSDVGTVIEVGDGIARAHGLDNAMAGELVEFSNGVMGLAQNLEESNVGIVILGPFTEIKEGDEVRRTGRIMQVPVGEELLGRVVNSLGQPIDGKGPAETSKTRPIESPAPGVMDRKSVDEPLQTGIKAIDALVPIGRGQRELIIGDRQTGKTTVAVDTILNQKDQDMICIYVAIGQKESTVRSTVETFRRYGALDNTIVVSAGASDPAPMLYLAPYAGVSMGEEFMHDGKHVLVVYDDLSKQATAYRELSLLLRRPPGREAFPGDVFYLHSRLLERAAKLSDAKGGGSLTALPFVETQAGDISAYIPTNVISITDGQIFLQSDLFFSGVRPAINAGLSVSRVGGSAQIKAMKKVAGTLRLDLASFRELEAFAQFGSDLDKATKAKLARGERTVEILKQGLHKPLAVEKQVMIIYALTKGFLDDIPVEDITRFEEEFHIWLDDNRKELLASIRETGKLPEADDMNDAVESFKKKFLPSDK; this comes from the coding sequence ATGAGCATCAAAGCTGAAGAGATCAGTAGTTTGATTAAACAGCAAATCGAGAATTATGACTCGGAAATTGAAGTAAGCGATGTCGGCACAGTTATTGAAGTCGGTGACGGTATTGCACGTGCTCATGGTCTTGATAACGCGATGGCCGGTGAGCTTGTCGAGTTTTCCAATGGTGTCATGGGCTTGGCACAAAACCTTGAAGAATCAAACGTCGGGATTGTCATCCTCGGGCCGTTTACAGAAATTAAAGAAGGCGATGAAGTTCGTCGTACAGGAAGAATCATGCAAGTACCTGTTGGTGAGGAGCTGCTTGGTCGTGTTGTTAACTCGCTTGGTCAGCCTATCGATGGAAAAGGACCTGCGGAAACATCCAAAACACGTCCGATTGAATCACCTGCACCTGGTGTAATGGATCGTAAATCAGTTGATGAGCCATTACAAACAGGTATTAAGGCAATTGACGCACTCGTACCAATTGGCCGTGGTCAGCGTGAATTGATTATCGGTGACCGTCAAACAGGTAAAACAACAGTAGCAGTTGATACCATTTTGAATCAGAAAGATCAGGACATGATTTGTATTTATGTTGCGATTGGTCAAAAGGAATCAACGGTAAGAAGCACGGTTGAAACATTCCGCCGTTATGGCGCATTGGATAACACAATCGTAGTATCTGCAGGTGCATCAGACCCTGCACCAATGCTTTACCTTGCACCATATGCCGGTGTATCCATGGGTGAAGAATTTATGCACGATGGCAAGCATGTGCTTGTTGTATATGATGATTTATCAAAACAGGCGACAGCTTACCGTGAACTTTCATTACTGTTGCGTCGTCCTCCAGGCCGTGAAGCATTCCCAGGGGATGTATTCTACCTGCACTCACGTCTATTGGAACGTGCGGCAAAACTGAGTGACGCAAAAGGTGGCGGTTCACTGACTGCACTGCCATTTGTTGAAACGCAGGCAGGCGACATCAGTGCCTATATCCCAACAAACGTAATTTCCATTACCGATGGACAGATCTTCCTGCAGTCTGATTTATTCTTCTCCGGTGTACGCCCGGCGATTAACGCAGGTTTATCCGTATCACGTGTTGGTGGTTCTGCACAAATTAAGGCGATGAAAAAAGTTGCCGGTACATTGCGACTTGACCTGGCATCATTCCGTGAGCTGGAGGCATTCGCACAGTTCGGGTCAGACCTTGATAAAGCAACCAAGGCGAAACTTGCCCGTGGTGAGCGTACAGTTGAAATTTTGAAGCAGGGATTGCATAAACCATTGGCTGTTGAAAAACAGGTCATGATTATTTATGCACTGACAAAAGGTTTTCTTGATGATATTCCTGTTGAAGATATCACACGCTTTGAAGAGGAATTCCACATTTGGCTCGACGACAATCGTAAAGAGCTGCTTGCATCTATCCGCGAAACAGGAAAACTTCCTGAAGCTGATGACATGAACGATGCAGTTGAATCATTTAAAAAGAAATTTTTACCTTCAGATAAATAA